The segment ATAGCCGACGAGCAGCGCGGCGCCGAGCACGACCGACGGCCAGCCCGAACGGACGAGCCCGTGCCGGATTGCGGCATCGCCGCCGATCTCCATCGCTGCGGCCACCATCAGGATCGCGAGCATTCCGTTCATCGGCCAGACGTGTAGCACGAACGGTGGCGCACCGGTGGGGCGGCCTGGTAGCACCGGGCATGGCTCACATCGATCTCGGCTCGACCGGCCTGCGCGCGACCAAGGAGAAGGGCGTCCTCCGCGTCGTGCTCGACCGCCCCGAGCGGCGCAACGCGTGCACCGTCGAGATGTACCACGGCATCAAGAAGGCGGCGGTGCTCGCCGAGCGCGATCCGGAGATCGACGTCGTCGTGCTCACCGGCGAGGGCGACTACTTCTGCGTCGGCGGCGAGATGGGCGGCCGGCACGAAGGCGGCCCGGGCCTCGATCGCGAGACCGACGGCATCGACCTCACGCCGTTCGTACAGCTCGAGCGCTGTCCCAAGATCGTGCTCACCGCGATCAACGGCATGTGCCAGGGAGGTGGCCTCGTCATGACGATCATGAGCGACGTCTCGGTCGTCTCCGATCGCGCGACGTTCCGCGTCCCGGAGCTGCTGCGCGGCGTCGCCGACTGCTACCTCGCCGGCCGCCTCGCGAGCCGCGTCGGCATGGCGCACGCGAAGTACCTGCTCTTCACCGCGCAGTACTTCGGCGCCGCCGAGGCGCTCGCTATGGGGCTCGTGTCGCGCGTCGTCCCGCACGCCGATCTCGAGCGCGCGGTCGAGGAGACGATCGGCTGGATCCGCGCGACCGCGCCGCGTGCGCGGACGCTCTTGAAGCGGGATCTGAATCGCCAGCTCCCGAGCCTCGACCTGCCGATGTTCACCGAGTCGCTCGCCAGCGACGAGGTGCGCGAGGGATTCGAGGCGTTCGTCGAGAAGCGCGCGCCGGCGTGGGCGCCGGGCGGATCGCGGCGGTGACGGAGCGGGGACGCTACCTCTTGCGGCGGGGCGAGCCGCCCTCATCGAAGTAGCTCCACGGGTACTCCGGATCGAGGATCGGCGCGTAGTCGGCGGGCAGCGGGAACGGCGCCGAGATGAACTCCCACACGCCGACCAGCGTGCGGGGCACGATCATTCCGAGCCCGAGGGCGAAGCCGAGCGGAATACCCTCGGCGGGGCCCCGCTTCCTGGTCTGCGCGACCATGTTGCCGGGCACTTCGAGGAACGACGTCGTCATGCCGGCGAGCCCGCGCAGAAACTTGTCGGGCGCGGTCTGCGCGCCGGCCGATCCGGCCAGCGCGATGAAGATGGAGGTGAGGACCAGCATACGCCGCATGTCGC is part of the Candidatus Eisenbacteria bacterium genome and harbors:
- a CDS encoding enoyl-CoA hydratase/isomerase family protein: MAHIDLGSTGLRATKEKGVLRVVLDRPERRNACTVEMYHGIKKAAVLAERDPEIDVVVLTGEGDYFCVGGEMGGRHEGGPGLDRETDGIDLTPFVQLERCPKIVLTAINGMCQGGGLVMTIMSDVSVVSDRATFRVPELLRGVADCYLAGRLASRVGMAHAKYLLFTAQYFGAAEALAMGLVSRVVPHADLERAVEETIGWIRATAPRARTLLKRDLNRQLPSLDLPMFTESLASDEVREGFEAFVEKRAPAWAPGGSRR
- a CDS encoding exosortase system-associated protein, TIGR04073 family: MRRMLVLTSIFIALAGSAGAQTAPDKFLRGLAGMTTSFLEVPGNMVAQTRKRGPAEGIPLGFALGLGMIVPRTLVGVWEFISAPFPLPADYAPILDPEYPWSYFDEGGSPRRKR